From the genome of Gemmatimonadales bacterium, one region includes:
- a CDS encoding acetoacetate decarboxylase family protein: MAGPARLRQQAGRHALVDGIPFTLPVTCTPSPALMAAFPINPERAAALLAGNEVHPFRLWNRGLLVITVIDYLSTNIGTYIEFSIAIACTHGRRPAPRLLPALLMRHYGTGQCVIDLPVSTEISVKGGKGIWGMPKHRANLDFTVGDRVVSSQYDLDGELAMRIEIDRPARTWLPVNVGTANYCAFRGLLMKSYIYFRGHLGMGLLGKARARLTLGDHPRLAPLRQLEIAPKPLFTAFIPDAIGVLDDHFESWFLSFPQPPTGPPEGMESVVDLGLGEEWLPPPVAAR; the protein is encoded by the coding sequence ATGGCTGGTCCCGCACGGTTGCGTCAGCAGGCCGGGCGTCACGCGTTGGTGGATGGAATTCCGTTCACTCTGCCGGTCACCTGTACCCCATCGCCGGCGCTGATGGCCGCCTTCCCCATCAACCCGGAGCGCGCCGCCGCCCTCCTCGCCGGCAACGAGGTACACCCGTTCCGCCTGTGGAATCGCGGCCTGCTGGTGATCACGGTCATCGACTACCTCTCCACCAACATCGGCACCTACATCGAGTTCAGCATCGCGATCGCGTGCACCCACGGCCGGCGGCCCGCGCCTCGCCTGCTGCCGGCGCTGCTGATGAGGCATTACGGCACCGGGCAGTGCGTGATCGATCTGCCGGTCAGCACCGAGATTTCGGTCAAGGGTGGCAAGGGCATCTGGGGAATGCCGAAGCACCGGGCCAACCTGGATTTCACCGTGGGCGACCGGGTGGTGAGCAGCCAGTACGATCTCGACGGCGAGCTGGCGATGCGGATCGAGATCGACCGCCCCGCCCGGACCTGGCTGCCGGTCAACGTCGGCACCGCCAACTACTGCGCCTTCCGCGGGCTCCTGATGAAGTCCTACATCTACTTCCGGGGCCATCTGGGGATGGGGTTGCTGGGGAAGGCCCGCGCCCGGCTCACCCTGGGCGATCACCCGCGGCTGGCGCCGCTCAGGCAGCTGGAGATCGCACCCAAGCCGCTGTTCACCGCGTTCATCCCCGACGCCATCGGCGTGCTGGACGATCACTTCGAGAGCTGGTTCCTGTCCTTCCCCCAGCCGCCCACCGGGCCGCCCGAGGGAATGGAGAGCGTGGTGGATCTGGGCCTGGGCGAAGAGTGGCTCCCGCCGCCGGTGGCGGCGCGATGA